Genomic window (Dolosigranulum savutiense):
TTTCACGGCGAAGTAATTCCATTTCCGCTGCAGTACCATATCCAGCGTAACCTTCTAATAATTCAAATACTACATAATCGGTTCGTAATGTTTGATCAAAGTAAGCAAATTTTTCTTCTCTGTCAAGAGACCATTCCCCTCTTTTACCTACCCAATCATCTTCCCCTGGTCCTATTTTTGCCCATAAGATATATTTTGTAGCAATACCATTTCTTTCAACATCTTGACGTGGAACATATCTAAGGCCTCTAATTGTGTCGGCTTCTTTTAATCTCATATAGACAGAGTAACTTCCAGAATCTTTTTTATCCCAAGCTGAATGCCAGAATGTATTTGGATTTTTATCAAAGGCTAATTCTAATGGTCCTTCCACAGAAGTATTTCCAGTTGTTTGTTCACTTGATGTATCTATCCAGTCAAATTTATCTACTTCGACAATATTAGTTCCTGTCACTTTATCTTCTTCTACAGTTGGTAATTGTTGCCCTACTTCCGGTTTATCTTCCTCCTCAGTTGGTGTCTCTTCACGCTTACCATGCTTAATAAAATACTCTGTTACTTGTTTTTCATCCTCAGACACCACGCGAATAATATAACTATTCTCATCATCTTCAGCGATTGTTACAGCCGCATTATCTTTAGATGTTGCTTTCACCTCAGTAATTTCTGTATCCTGAACGAAGTATCGGTTGTTAACAAACGAATCTACTGCAATATCTTGTCCATTTATGTTAACTGTCTCAAGTTCTGTTGATGAAGACTTTTGAACTGCTGAAATAAATTCATCAACTTCAATCCCAGTCAACGCGGGAGCTTTCCCTTTTGAACTCTTCATGAATATTCGCAAACGACTAGTTCGGACTGGTTCTACAAAAGCATAAGGTGTATTCCCAGCTGTATGAACGGTTTGCGTAATATTAGAAAAGCCAATTTCTTTCCATTGGTTATCTGTTTCATCTAAATATTCAAACCGCATATTTTCTGGTCCAGGAAGAGCTGCATTAGTATGATCAGCATAATGCCATAAACGCAAATTTTGAATGCTATATGTTTCTGTCCAGTTCAGTTCCAAGAACGATTCAGTTGGATTAATATAACCACCCCAGAAATCATTCCCTTCATAATCACCATCATTTAAGGTGGTATAATTACCCCAAATCATACGCTCAGTATAGATTGGTATTCCATCTTTTACATAACCATTTTTAAATGTTGGTGTATTGTGGTAATTTGCTGATGCAATATTATCAGGTGAAACTGCTTCAACAACACGGATAGTCGCTTCAACTTCGTAATCTTGACCAAAGACATCTGCTGTTCCTTTAATCGTATAATCACCCGGCTGTGAGATATCAATATCATCAGTTTGCCATGTCACTGCAAATGGAACGGTCACAAATTCACCTAGTGAATTATAGCCTCGCCGTGTTTCTGGAAGACGCAATGTTTGTGTTGTTGATAGAGCTGTAGCATAATTCTCAATAGCAGTAATCTTATTAAGAACAGATACAGTTGTTTTTATTGGTGTATCATAATCGACAAGTCGACCTGTAATTTCGAATGTACCTGTATTTTCATATTGGCTCTGATCAATCTCATCCCACTCAATAGCTATATCTCTGCTTTCTGCATTACTAAATGTTCCAGATATTACGTTTGGCAAAGCAACTGGTTGACCAGCTTGGGTATAGAATGTATCTGCTAAGTGATAACTTCTCAAGAATGTTACATCATTACTTGGTTTAGCTTTTGTATTAACAGTTAGAGATGTTCCTTCCAGTCCCTCTCCAGTTACATTTACTGTTATTGATCCAGCTCGATTAGTTGCTTGAATGATTGCTAATACTTTTCCACCAAAAGCTGTTCGTGTGTTTCCTTTGTAGGAATCTGTATCAGCTTGATTTCCATTATCTACCCCAACTAACTTACCTTCACCAACTACTTCGAAGTTCACACGATCAGTAGCATTATCAACAAGTCGCCCCTCTTCATCGACAACATCTACTTCTACATATAATAGATCTCTACCATCAGCTGTTAATTCTTCTTTATTTCCTGAAGCCTTCAACGCTGCTGGTTTTCCATACGTTTCAACGAGTTTTCGTCCATAGGCATTTTCAGTTATTTCATTTCCTTCTTCATCCCAGGCTCTAACAGATAATTCACCTGGTTCATGTTTGATATTAAATGTTGCATACGGTTTTTTATTGTTCGTTGATGTAAAGCGTCGGTATGAATAACCTAAATCTGTCGTATGAAGTGTAGAAGTATCTTCAGCTACTTTTTCTCCGTTTAAATATAATTCTACTTTTGCTGCATTAGTAAAGACATCTACCTTCACGTGTCCTTGATTATCCACAACAAGATTTTCTTTATTCCACGTTGGCATCAAGTGTAGGGTATCTTCTTGATCATTCCACATACTGTGGTATAGGTAGTACGTATCTTTCGGGAACCCCGCAGTATCTACAATACCAAAGAAAGAGGAATTTGGTTTTGCTCCTTGTCCACTGACACTTCCTTGACCAATTCCATTCCAAGGTGTTGGTTCTCCAAGATAATCAAATCCTGTCCACACAAATTCTCCTGCAATAAAGTCATTCTCAATAACTCGACGCCATGATTCACTGGCAGATGCTCCCCAACCTACAACAGCTTCATCTGTATCGTATGCAGACATGTGTAGATTCTGATTATCTCTACCATAAGTTGAATACCATGAGCGGGAATGAATTGCACTACCGGTCTCTGACATCATCAGAGGCCAGGCTGGATGTTTATCTTTTAAGCTCTTCATAAATGCATCTGTTCTATAGTTAAATCCTACAACACCACCATATTTAATGATTTCTTCATGAATTTTTTCATATTCTAAATTTCCTCGGTTATCCCCAAACGTTAGCGGTCTAGTTTGGTCAATTTCTCGTGCCCATTTTACTAAATTTTTACCATGATTGATATAAGGTTGTGGGGCTCCTCCAGCTCCTTCAGAAATTTCATTACCAAGAGACCACATAATTACGGACGGAGCATTTTGACTCTTCCTGATCATTTCTTTCAAATCATATTCAGCCCAAGTCATATCAGAACGTCCATGAATAATCTCATTTTCTTCACCAATTGCTTGATCAAAATAATTTGAGTAATCATTTACATTTCCATTTTTAGCCCGATGCCAACCATCGAATGATTCTTCGATAACTAGCACACCATATCGATTAGCTATATCAATTAATGCTGGAGATACAGGGTTATGTGATGTTCTAATTGCATTAGCACCCATCTTTTTCAAGATTTGGACTTGACGCTCCATAGCAGCTGGATTAGCAACTGCACCTAAAGCCCCTTGGTCGTGGTGCATATTAACACCTTTAAGTTTTATATTTTTTCCATTTAATGAGAAACCTTCATCTGCATCAAATTTAAAAAAACGGTACCCAAAGTCATTTACTACCCGATCAATAACTGTATCATTTGTTTTGATTAATGTTTCTACTTTGTATAGATATGGATTATCTATTGACCATAATGTAGGAGTTTCAACATTGAATCCTAGATTTTCAATCATTGACTGTCCTACTTCAATTTTTAATGAATTGGACTGAACATTTGCTACTTGTTGCCCATCTTTATCTAGTAGTCGCACTTCAACAGTAAAGTCTTTTGCTTCCTCATGGTTATTAATAACAGTCGTCTTAACAGTCGTAGTTACTGTACTTTCATGATTTTCTTCTAAATTATTTGCTTCAATTTTTACTCCATAATGATCTACATGTAGTTTATCAGTCACCATTAAGTTAACATCACGATAAATTCCACTGCCTGAATACCAGCGTGATGTAGGTACTTTATTCTCAGTACGAACTGCAATAACATTCCGAGTTTTACCATCAGTATTCAAATACTTTGTAATATCAAAAGCAGCACCTGTATAACCGTGGTGATGTTCTCCTACTTTATGACTATTTACATATACTTCAGTATTCATGTATGCCCCTTCTAAATGAAAGGTTACATTTTTATTTTT
Coding sequences:
- a CDS encoding glycoside hydrolase family 2 TIM barrel-domain containing protein, which codes for MFSKNNHQMKNSDCGNKQKKYSLRKLSVGLVSVSLGIVLYTGNAVSVSAEEVNDEVNVDEGVAEKSPTIENTELAEVSSDANPEEVIDIESAVEKAVETIESGAEGALEKLTEEIEENNQLVSEDNDNESSSDEELDTIVETSSNEVKTDESDIENIVDDEIKYQKSTEQKRINSSEAREQYVQLVGENERKVLFSSNWRVQRGENTEASQANFDDKEWNVIDLPHDYSIDQEFSTQYEAESGFLPGGVSWYRKDFVLPNELKNKNVTFHLEGAYMNTEVYVNSHKVGEHHHGYTGAAFDITKYLNTDGKTRNVIAVRTENKVPTSRWYSGSGIYRDVNLMVTDKLHVDHYGVKIEANNLEENHESTVTTTVKTTVINNHEEAKDFTVEVRLLDKDGQQVANVQSNSLKIEVGQSMIENLGFNVETPTLWSIDNPYLYKVETLIKTNDTVIDRVVNDFGYRFFKFDADEGFSLNGKNIKLKGVNMHHDQGALGAVANPAAMERQVQILKKMGANAIRTSHNPVSPALIDIANRYGVLVIEESFDGWHRAKNGNVNDYSNYFDQAIGEENEIIHGRSDMTWAEYDLKEMIRKSQNAPSVIMWSLGNEISEGAGGAPQPYINHGKNLVKWAREIDQTRPLTFGDNRGNLEYEKIHEEIIKYGGVVGFNYRTDAFMKSLKDKHPAWPLMMSETGSAIHSRSWYSTYGRDNQNLHMSAYDTDEAVVGWGASASESWRRVIENDFIAGEFVWTGFDYLGEPTPWNGIGQGSVSGQGAKPNSSFFGIVDTAGFPKDTYYLYHSMWNDQEDTLHLMPTWNKENLVVDNQGHVKVDVFTNAAKVELYLNGEKVAEDTSTLHTTDLGYSYRRFTSTNNKKPYATFNIKHEPGELSVRAWDEEGNEITENAYGRKLVETYGKPAALKASGNKEELTADGRDLLYVEVDVVDEEGRLVDNATDRVNFEVVGEGKLVGVDNGNQADTDSYKGNTRTAFGGKVLAIIQATNRAGSITVNVTGEGLEGTSLTVNTKAKPSNDVTFLRSYHLADTFYTQAGQPVALPNVISGTFSNAESRDIAIEWDEIDQSQYENTGTFEITGRLVDYDTPIKTTVSVLNKITAIENYATALSTTQTLRLPETRRGYNSLGEFVTVPFAVTWQTDDIDISQPGDYTIKGTADVFGQDYEVEATIRVVEAVSPDNIASANYHNTPTFKNGYVKDGIPIYTERMIWGNYTTLNDGDYEGNDFWGGYINPTESFLELNWTETYSIQNLRLWHYADHTNAALPGPENMRFEYLDETDNQWKEIGFSNITQTVHTAGNTPYAFVEPVRTSRLRIFMKSSKGKAPALTGIEVDEFISAVQKSSSTELETVNINGQDIAVDSFVNNRYFVQDTEITEVKATSKDNAAVTIAEDDENSYIIRVVSEDEKQVTEYFIKHGKREETPTEEEDKPEVGQQLPTVEEDKVTGTNIVEVDKFDWIDTSSEQTTGNTSVEGPLELAFDKNPNTFWHSAWDKKDSGSYSVYMRLKEADTIRGLRYVPRQDVERNGIATKYILWAKIGPGEDDWVGKRGEWSLDREEKFAYFDQTLRTDYVVFELLEGYAGYGTAAEMELLRREIKPDLVETETESVIPHENSVHPDKIKNISASSEQLPGEPTEGSIHLAFDGKEETFWHTDWNKKDTFYTVDIELTEPEQLTGFGYVPRQDYESNGLVTKYEIHAKLNGKLTKVSEGNWANNREEKIIAFENPIETDYVQFKVLAGNAGFGTAAELKLLKTIEQSTEEQPPVEADDRPMINRTHEEKLNAMKGISVDAGRKYYSVDQLKDIIDVMSTRGYTDLQLMLGNDGLRFVLDDMTITTESKTYDSNKVKEAIKKGNKKYYDDPNGNVLTQADMQDILDYAKAKGIRIVPGINSPGHMDAMLDAMKLLGIENPNYSYRGSISDRTIDLNNEEAVEFTKELIKAYATFFSGQTDLFNIGLDEYANDLFKTGGMGWGHLQSTGQYDKFIEYTNELARIVKSKHMKPVAFNDGIYFNNVTDQGTIDTDIIVSYWTGGWNGFNTASSKLLADKGHDIINLNDHWYYVIGRENENAGYYNLDQGLQGMNNVPFDLVLKNEGEPIQTIGSMIAAWADEPRVPFIRDNFVKWLDTFFQNNKNYFRADYSVVHLAIQNIPEDLSKYTDESVQALKDAKEAVDWQKSANDQGDVNEYINAIVNAIEGLVEKPVDESTPTPDPEGPGTGEDDEEIESGQPTPPIEEEQPKEVIKDYFKLIADFDGEQVVYDRKDSDVWSSAEQARKVYDQYLSEVVERDGKEYKRVDVTFTQSDEEAILTYVYRTDDYEPTPEPQPEIYAGDYEFELTLDGELSTETLTFASRDKALDFVATLNRLYKAAGYQLITQDNGLPGEYKISLSFEKIVEEEPEITPEDPTIEDEPEVEEPGTETDHEEEEVPEVKEQPTPEPEQPTEPEVTPEELPDLVEASFIFTSSDGTAHRGSLGEFSSLEQAERRIRHYANELNYTLQNFRLVDGVFLADIEADLSEPLPESEQPEEQPIRDVEANFEFTLENGSVHRGSLGEFTSLEQAERRIRHFANKQGYTLHNFRIENEKFIADVTEVPQAASMSVWTLGVIGVTSIVSVLKNRD